The genomic DNA CGGAACCAGCATAATCGTTTCATTCCATGCCATTATCGCCTTCTCATACTCCTTCATTGCCGCATATGCCAGACCGGTATTATACCATGCATTCGCAGAGAGGGAAGGATCTATTTGTTTCGCCTGCATCCAGAGTTCGATTGCTTTTTCAAGTGACCCCTGTGCATAGTGTTCATTCCCAATCTCGAACAATTCTTCTCCGGTGTAAACAGGCGCACCTGATGCGGCCAAAACCAACATGGGGATAAGAAATACGATTGGATATTTTTTCAGCATCCTGATACTCGTACCTATCTGTATTCTGCCATTGTTAAGATTCTTCTCCCTCAGGGGAGGGTTCGCAAAAAAAGATTATGAAGATCCTGCTGCTCCGGTAACGATCTTCAAAGAGGCGACAATTTCCGGGACCATCTCAATAGGAATGCCCATTACCATTTCTCCATCCTCGATTCCGGAGAATTTTCTGGACCCGTCACATCCAAGGGAATAATTCGGAGTGCCGGAAAGATACACCTGCGCACAGGCATCAGAACAAACGGACTGTATTCCGGAGAAGTTTGATGTGATTCGACCACCAAGACGGTAGAGGTGGCTTTGAGCAAGTTTTAACATCGCTTTTGGTTTTGCAACAATCAGAACAATGGTCGGATCAAAGGGCGTTTTCTCCAGGGGAGCATATAAGGTAGCATGCGTGGTCAGCGATTCCACATGGGGGACGCGATCAATGGTCCTTTTACAGGCAGGCCATGATTCAAATTTTCCCAGTTTGTAGTAAAATTCACCGGATTTCAGACTTGGTGTCAGTTCCCTGAGTCCAAGAGCCCAGGACCCACCCATACAGGAGTGATTTTCAAGGGTCGCATAAAAGATCTTCCCTTCTTTCCTCGCCATCCCTACCATCTGACAATGACGGACCGTTTCAGAGATATGAGGCATCCCCTCAGGAATGTCTTCTGCTGTCTTACAGAATTTGAATGCGACAGGAGACCCGTCAAGATTCAGAGTCTCTTTTAAAATTTTCGAAGCCTCCGCGTAATCAAATCTGGTTCGGATTGTGTCCTGCATGATACTCAGTCCTCTCGTGCATATCATACAGGGACAGAATTAAAACTTTCTTTTTGGTTACAGATGACGAAGTTTTCGGTTTATCTTTTCAAAAAAATTCTGCCCTGCGTCGATAAATAAGGCAGGACTTGGACTTTTTGAGAGTTCTATAGTGCTGCTGGTCTCCAGGTGTATCTCAGTCTGTCCATCGATGACAAGTTTTGCAGGCTTTGTCGCCTCAAGGGTTATTGATACCGTTCTTGAAGAGTCAATAAGATGTGGACGGTTTGAGAGCATAAACGGGGCAAGGGGGACCATGAGAAATCCCTCAACCCGGGGGTCTACAATAGGGCCACCTGCACTCATGGCATATGCCGTAGAACCAGTCGGAGTACTGATTATCAATCCGTCCGCTCTGAACCGCTCTGCTACGTTTCCATTGATATGGATGAGGAACTTTAGCATTTTTGCCGGCCGATCTGTTACAATCAATGCTTCATTCAGTGCCGTCCCGATATGTTGCCCGTTTATCCGAAGTTCAATCCGCATCCGCGCTTCTAATGGGAGCGGCTCTGTAAGGTGAGAGACAAACGTGCTCATCTCTTCTGGTTCAATGTCTGCCAGGAATCCGACTTCTCCATAATTGATTCCAATAATCGGCACCTGAACCGGCATTCGCTGAGTCGTAAGCAGTATTGTACCGTCTCCTCCGATTACAATAACAAGGTCAGGTGGATGCTCTCCGGAAAAGAGTGGCGGGGCCTCTCCAAGCAGGTTTTCTTTATATATTGATGTGTGATGCCCGTGATGGTGCAACAATTTCTCGAGCTCATAGGAGAATTCCTCAACGTCCGGATCGCCATAGCGGTTAACAATAAGAATATTCATGGTTGTGGACAATTCTGCTCACCGAAGATATTCAATCACTTTTTTATGAAGAGAGGCATTTGTCCCGACAAGACAGTTGCCGATACTTACCTCATCAGGAAGGGTAAGAGGGTTCCCATCCCGGTCACTTACAATCCCGCCGGCTTCCTCAAGTATCAGGATACCCGCAGCGGCGTCTGTTGCCCTGAGTGTCCTTCGAAGATCAACAAAACCATCGATCTTCCCTGCGCCCACATAGGAGAGTTCCAGGGCTGAAGCACCAAACTGCCGGAACCTCCTTATCTTTCGTATAAGATGGATTACCCGATCATATTGGAAATGCTTGCCATATACACTCATTGCACTGGCCTGTAATTCAGATACATCAGAGACATGAAGGGGAACACCGTTCAACCAGGATCCTTCACCTCTTTTCGCGGTGAAAATATCACCGTTGGAGAGGTTGCCAACAAAACCTTCCTTCAGGACTCCATCTTTCACATATGCCAGTGATACTGCAAAAAACGGGATATTCATAAGGGCGTTATAGGTTCCGTCTACCGGATCAAGAAAGATTGTTCCGGTATCTCCGCCGATAACAACTTTCCCGGCCTCTTCACTGATGAGAAGACGGCATAATTGTTCCTTCTTAATGACGGATACGGCAATATCCTCTGCGATTTTATCTATATATTTCGTAGGGGTGCCGTCGGCCCCGTTTCCGGTATTTACTGCGGCCTCTGGAGTTCCGATAAGAGGAGTAATGGCTGATCGTATTGCGGTGAATATGGTGTAACTAGCTTCATAAAAATCCATGAGAGTTCCCTGAGCTCAAATTCGGACGGTGTATTTATGTAAGGGTGACACGTAAATATAACCAGCTTTTCCCAAGGTGTTTTATGAAAGAGCAGACTGAAGTTGGTAAGCTGAAAGAAGGAAAATATCTGTTAGTTGATGATGAACCGTGTAAGATCCTGTCAATATCTGTATCCAAACCTGGGAAACATGGTGCTGCGAAGGCTCGTCTTGATGTCGTCGGTATTTTTGATGGTGTCAAGCGATCAATTGTTCAGCCGGTATCAGCAAAGGTATATGCGCCTATTGTTGAGAGAAGAAATGCCCAGGTAATTTCTATTGCCGGGAATGTTGTTCAGATGATGGACCTTGAAAGCTTTGAAAATTTTGAGGTTACAGTTACTGATGACGTGAAAGACAGGATCGAGGCAGGAAAAGAGACGATGTATATCTACTCCATGGAAAAGAGAAAAATAGATTTCTTATAATTTTTTTTACCTGTTTTAGAATCTGATTATTGGAAGGATATCCATCTTCCAGTATCCGCTATCGATTACAAATGGAATTTCATGTGAAGTAACATATTCGCTTCCATTCCTTTCCCATATAAAGGAACCTTTCAGATTTCCTTCATTTAATCGATAGAACGAATTATCAATCTTGTATTCAGAGATATTTACTCCGGATGATTTCATCTGATTTATTTCCCGGATACATCCATCACATCCACGGTTTTTAAGTACTTCACTTGAAAAAAGATTACAGAATTCTGTTTTGTTTGGTTCCAGGGTTAAGTCACCATTATAAAGCATGATGAAATAATCCATAATCTGACGGAAAATTGATGAAGGGGTACTTCTGTTGAGATCATTTTTGGATACATCAGTTTTCTCCAGAGAAACAGGATCTGGTAATTTAATGTCTAATGAATATGATGTAATAAAACGAGAGTGGATATCGAGCCGGTAAGTATTATAGCCCTCAAAAAATTTTTCTTTCCAAGGCCTTGGATCCCAGTTAACCTCTATCTCATCCCCTTTCTCGGATAAAATAGTTGTTTTACTATCTTCACCTCTTCCAAAAGTTCCTTTCCAGACTTTTGGATCAAGACCGCCAGGAGGAATTACTCTTCTAATTACCTGATTTGTTTCAGCATTTATCACAGAAAATTCAAAATACGGGTTCACCGCAGATAATGACTGAACTTTCGGATCATCTTCTGATTGTTCTTCTAACATTGGGTTTTGCAAATCCTCAGGCAATTCTACAGTATACCAAATTTCCCAATATTTTGAAGGAATTGTAATCGGACTGGTTGTTTGAGAATATTTTCCTGAAATTGTAGTATATGTCTTTAATTGGACTGCTGGTTCCATGAAAGAATATCTTTGATATGAAGATACATATTCACGGGGAACCATCCCCTGCTGAGTAAGATTCCCTGGTGGTAAAACCACCGGAGATCCATTCCAAGGTTGGATTTGAGTTACTGTAGGAGTTAAAGTGATATTTACTTCACTTTCATTTGAGCTGACATTAACTGATGTGTTATATGTCTGGTTGTCAGAAGGTAAGGACATATTGGAATTATTTATGGAAAAATTCACCTCTTCAACCGTTTCATTTTTTTGGGAAAAAATATTCGATATCTCATCCGGGATAAGTTTTGCCTCTTTCCCGGTCACAAGAGGTTTTATGTACATCGCCATTATCAGAACAATAAGTATAGCAACAACAATGACGATGATATCCCGTTTTTCCATATGTACCTAGGTATCGCGAATGTACTTTAAAGGTATCTGGATAGTAATTCTGTACTCTTTCAAATTATTTCCAATTATATTCAGATAGTAATCCTTTCCACCTTCAAAGAAACGGTACTCCCGTGGATCAGGAGATTTTCCCTCCTTCCAGGTAATAGTCCGGATAGTTTTTTCTCCCTCATCAGATTTTTCCTTTACATCCATTGAAAAGACTGCATTTTCATCAGCAGGTGTGACATTATAGTGCAATTCCCAATATGGAGTCGGAATTCTGAAAGGTGAGGTAGAGCCTGTATACTTTCCAACAATTTCTGCATAGTTCGTCATCTGAATTGCCGGCATCGGATTATCAGGATTTGGTTGCCAGGTCATCGGAGTCATCTGTGGTGTAGGAAGAGCACCTGATGAAGGAACTGAAGTCTTATCAGGAAGTACCTGCTCCTCCTGAGTCTCGCCAGGGGTCGCTTCCTGAGTTGCCGGAGATACCTGATAGTCCGGTTCAGGAGTAAGATAGGGTTCCATCACAGGTTCAACCGGCGCAGGAGATTCAGGTAAAAATATCACCGGCTGTCCGGTAATAATCGGCTTTACCACCACCGCCATTATTAATACGACAATTATTGCTGCTAAAATGACTATTACATCCCTTTTTTCCATCTGGCAGCCCTCTTCTGATAGAACATACGCGACTGAAATATTTATATCGTGAAGTCATGACCCTTCCCATCTCAGAAAAATCCGTTACTTCACATAGAGAATCATGATCTTATTTATGCCAAAGTGAATCGAATAATATGGAATCACTGTATGAGGATGAAAAATATGTCTGATGCAAAAAAACCAACCCCTGAATCCTGTGACAATAACTGCTCATCCTGTCCATCAGGCGCTACTTGCCCGACAGCAGCCGGAAAATTACCGCCAAAAGCTGACATTGATGTGAGACACGTAATACTGGTTTTATCAGGCAAGGGTGGAGTCGGAAAATCCACGGTTGCCGTAAATCTTGCTTATGCCCTCTCGAATCATGGAAAGCAGGTAGGTCTTTTGGATCTTGATATACATGGCCCGAATATCCCTAAAATGCTTGGTATAGAAGATCATAAACTTCTCGCAGACCAGAATAAAATCGTCCCGGTAAAAGTAACCGGCTCATTACAAGTTGTTTCAATGGCTTTCCTGCTTCCTGAAAAACATGCCCCGGTCATCTGGCGTGGCGCCATGAAAGCAGGAGCAATTAAGCAGTTCCTTGAGGACACCGCCTGGGGTTCTTTAGACTATCTTGTTGTTGACCTCCCGCCGGGAACTGGAGATGAAGCATTAACTATCGCACAACTTGCTCCGAATGTTCGTGGTGCAGTTATAGTCACAACTCCTCAGGAGGTATCCACCCTGGATTCAACCAAAGCTATCACTTTTGTGGAACAGCTTGGACTGAATGTTATTGGTGTTATTGAAAATATGAGCGGATTTGTTTGTCCGCATTGTGGAGAAGCAGTTGATCTTTTCGGCAAAGGGGGAGGCGAGCGGATTGCACAGGATCATAATGTCCCATTCCTTGGAAGCCTTCCTCTTGATCCTGAAGTGAGAAAGGCCGGTGACGAAGGAAGACCATTCATTATCAGACAAAAGGATTCTCCGACCTGGAAAGCGGTAGATACCGTCATGGAACACCTGGTCAGCATTGTTGAAAAACAGATATGAATTACTTGGAAGTTCTTTGTGGGAGAGAAGAAAATCTCCCGATTTATGCTGAAATTGTGAAATGCCTTGAGGACATAAATCAATTTCCTCAACTCATCGAACCGATTTATCGTGAGGCAATAACATTAAATGAAACCCTTCTTGAAAAACTACGGTTTGGCCTTCTACGACTTCAGTTACACTCTGAAATTCATCGGAACAGTGATATGGAAGAGGCACAGAAGATGCGGTTCGTTTCAGAGATGATAGAGCGCACCATATTTGGCGGTCTCTTTATTGAACGGGAAAGTTACGTATCAGAGTAATCACCATGTCCCAGGATCGCAATGAATTCTTTGTCATCAGGATTCCGGATACCGGATCTCTTCTTGATGCGGTCCGTATTATTGCTGCATCAGGACTTACCATAACCAGGTGCCATTTCAATCGTTCGCTGGATCCGGTTACCGCATTTTTTTCCGTATCAGGTGATGAATGGGCCTGTACCCGTGGTGCGCAGGCTTTGCTGGATGATGGATATCTGCAGACTACCGTGACCTATCCAAAAAGTGTTCAGTTTACTGTTATCGTTCCTGAAATTCCCGGGACTTTGCACAGAATTCTTACTATCCTGGATACATATAATGCAGAAATTAGTTCTCTCTCATTTGATAACCGTGGCAAATATCCGGATGCCCTACATATCATGCTCAGGGTCTTAAATCCTGATAAAACTGAAGAGTTAATCAGAACGATTGAAGCTGAATATCCGGTAAAGATTGAAGGGTATGACTGTGGAGACAGTTGCGATGATGGAAGCCTGTTTTATGTCAGATATGCGGCACGGGTCAGTGAAATCCTCGATGGCGTAGAAAACCCGCATATTCTTGAATTGTTACACCAGTTTAGTCATGTCGCTCAACAACTGACCGAATATGGGAAAGAATACCAGGATGTGCTTGAACAAATTCTGCTAAACGGAAAACGCCTGAAGGAAACAACCGGGGATGGTTTTTACGCAGATGTTCAAAAGATTGCCCTTGCGGACACGCTGACACTCTATTGTTTCCAGCTTCCGGGCGGAGGCTCTATCTTTGTCATCGATGCACCGGATGAACGAATCATGATTGACACCGGATATGGTATTTATCATGAGGATGTTCTCCGCATGTTTGCTGCCTATGGCCTTGGCGGAAAAGATGACTTTACCCGGATAATTCTAACCCATGGGGATACTGATCATTGTGGTGCTGCCGGATTTTTTAATGCCCCGGTGTATACCCATGAGGGGACCTGGGATATCATAAAAACCAATAATCGTGCATGGGGAGCCACAACACAGGATTTGGTCCTTGAACAGGTATATACAGTGATGATAAATCTGTTTGCACGGATGACGCCTCCGGAGGAAGTGACTCTTTTACCCGGTCCAGGGGTTGTAAAGCGGGGTGAATTTCCAGTTCTTTCAACCTTCAATGCTGGCGGGTACAACTTTGAGATACTAGAGGGGCATGGGGGACATCAGCATGGTCTGATATATATCCTCTGCAAGGAAGCCGGAGTCTTATTTACTTCGGACACCATCCTCAACCTGAAACACCTGAGTCCTGAACGAAGTGCGTACAATAATTTCGCAGTATATCTGGTCACGACGGTGAATGTGGATCCGGATCTTGTAAAAAGTGAACGAAAAGCATTGGCAAAGCTGGCACTGGAACTTGATCAGGAGCTTCAGGAAAGCGGAAAACGCCTTCTGTACTGTTGTGGACACGGGCCTGTTTCAGTGATGGAGAACGGTGAACTGACCCCGGTGACCGAGCCGGCTACCTACCGTCACTGACCAGTAGATGGGTTCAGGTGCGATATCCTGATGAGGATTCCATCTGAACGTATACACAGATATGAATCAGCACCGTGTGCAGGATATGATGCAACTGATGGCGTCACGGATAAATGCCATCGCAGATCATATCTCTGATGAAGAGGTTTCTCATTTTATTAAAGAACTCCTGGATGCCAAACGCATTTATGTGATGGGTGCAGGTCGTTCTGGTCTTGTTGCAAAGGCATTTGCCATGAGGCTCATGCACCTTGGGATGATGAGCTATGTGGTAGGTGAGACTATCACGCCGGCATTGCAAACAGGGGATCTTATTGTGGTCTTATCCGGATCAGGAAAGACAAGAACCATTGTGGAAATTGTCCAGACGGCAAAAGAGATTGGAGGACGGATTTCTCTTATCACTTCAAACCCAGACTCTCCGATTGGAAAAATCTCTGATACAAAAGTTATCATTGAAAACTACCGTGACAGCATTCCTGATGAGAGTAAGGAGTACGATACCAGACAGATGCTTGGTGAGCACCGGTCATTTGCCCCGCTTGGAACTCTGTTTGAGACAGCAGCGATGACCTTTTGTGATGCTGTTATATCACGGCTGATGGAAATCACACAGACGGATGAGTCAGAACTCAAAGACCGGCATGCAAATATCGAGTGATTCTGATGAAAAAAATTTCAGCACGTGCCCAGGCAATCGAAATGTCGGGAATCAGAAAATTTTTCCAGGCTGCAAAACCCGATTCTATCAATATGACACTTGGTCAGCCGGATTTTGTCACCCCTGACCATATCAGAAATGCAGCGATAAAAGCAATTGAAGAGGGAAAAACCGGATATACATTCAATGCAGGTATCCCTGAATTACGAGAGGCATTATCCGACAAATTTAAAAATGAAAATAATCTGCATTACAGTCCAGAACAGATCATTGTGACAGCTGGAGCCGGAGAAGCGCTCTTTATTGCTATTCAGAGTATTGTTGATCCTGGTGATCGTGTTCTTTTAACAGATCCGGGTTTTGTCTCCTATGAGGCGTGCATTCAGCTTGCAGGGGGAAAACCGGATTTCGTGCCACTTACAAAGGATTTGCACATTCAGGAAGATATTCTCCGAGAGAAACTGGAAGGGGCACGACTACTTATTCTTAATTCACCCTGTAATCCAACCGGAACAGTCGAGTCCAAAGAAAAAATCCGCTCGATTACAGAAGCAGCCATGGATACAGGCGTAACTGTTCTCTCTGATGAAGTATATGAGCATATCATCTATGATGCGGTTCATGCAAGCGCCGGGACCTTTGGAGAAGACGTGATTACTGTCAATGCCGCAAGTAAGACCTATGCTATGACCGGTTGGCGTCTTGGATTTATAGCCGGTCCACCGGAATACATGGAACAGTGTCTGAAAGTTCATCAGTATTGTCAGACCTGTGCCACCTCAATCAGCCAGTATGCCGGGATAGCAGCCTATACCGGCGATCAGTCCTGTGTGAAGATGATGCGGGATGAATACAAAGCACGCAGGGACATTCTTGTTTCAGGTTTTCATGATATGGGTGT from Methanospirillum hungatei JF-1 includes the following:
- a CDS encoding tetratricopeptide repeat protein — encoded protein: MLKKYPIVFLIPMLVLAASGAPVYTGEELFEIGNEHYAQGSLEKAIELWMQAKQIDPSLSANAWYNTGLAYAAMKEYEKAIMAWNETIMLVPNSSMAYDNMGTAYGLLGRYEEAGMAYDMAIAIDPDVVKYRIDKELLLKSAPKEETPLSPLSAFLALITVLGILSRYSGDS
- a CDS encoding DUF169 domain-containing protein; this encodes MQDTIRTRFDYAEASKILKETLNLDGSPVAFKFCKTAEDIPEGMPHISETVRHCQMVGMARKEGKIFYATLENHSCMGGSWALGLRELTPSLKSGEFYYKLGKFESWPACKRTIDRVPHVESLTTHATLYAPLEKTPFDPTIVLIVAKPKAMLKLAQSHLYRLGGRITSNFSGIQSVCSDACAQVYLSGTPNYSLGCDGSRKFSGIEDGEMVMGIPIEMVPEIVASLKIVTGAAGSS
- a CDS encoding NAD(+)/NADH kinase, translating into MNILIVNRYGDPDVEEFSYELEKLLHHHGHHTSIYKENLLGEAPPLFSGEHPPDLVIVIGGDGTILLTTQRMPVQVPIIGINYGEVGFLADIEPEEMSTFVSHLTEPLPLEARMRIELRINGQHIGTALNEALIVTDRPAKMLKFLIHINGNVAERFRADGLIISTPTGSTAYAMSAGGPIVDPRVEGFLMVPLAPFMLSNRPHLIDSSRTVSITLEATKPAKLVIDGQTEIHLETSSTIELSKSPSPALFIDAGQNFFEKINRKLRHL
- a CDS encoding bifunctional fructose-bisphosphatase/inositol-phosphate phosphatase; translated protein: MDFYEASYTIFTAIRSAITPLIGTPEAAVNTGNGADGTPTKYIDKIAEDIAVSVIKKEQLCRLLISEEAGKVVIGGDTGTIFLDPVDGTYNALMNIPFFAVSLAYVKDGVLKEGFVGNLSNGDIFTAKRGEGSWLNGVPLHVSDVSELQASAMSVYGKHFQYDRVIHLIRKIRRFRQFGASALELSYVGAGKIDGFVDLRRTLRATDAAAGILILEEAGGIVSDRDGNPLTLPDEVSIGNCLVGTNASLHKKVIEYLR
- a CDS encoding translation initiation factor IF-5A, encoding MKEQTEVGKLKEGKYLLVDDEPCKILSISVSKPGKHGAAKARLDVVGIFDGVKRSIVQPVSAKVYAPIVERRNAQVISIAGNVVQMMDLESFENFEVTVTDDVKDRIEAGKETMYIYSMEKRKIDFL
- a CDS encoding Mrp/NBP35 family ATP-binding protein, giving the protein MSDAKKPTPESCDNNCSSCPSGATCPTAAGKLPPKADIDVRHVILVLSGKGGVGKSTVAVNLAYALSNHGKQVGLLDLDIHGPNIPKMLGIEDHKLLADQNKIVPVKVTGSLQVVSMAFLLPEKHAPVIWRGAMKAGAIKQFLEDTAWGSLDYLVVDLPPGTGDEALTIAQLAPNVRGAVIVTTPQEVSTLDSTKAITFVEQLGLNVIGVIENMSGFVCPHCGEAVDLFGKGGGERIAQDHNVPFLGSLPLDPEVRKAGDEGRPFIIRQKDSPTWKAVDTVMEHLVSIVEKQI
- a CDS encoding MBL fold metallo-hydrolase; translated protein: MSQDRNEFFVIRIPDTGSLLDAVRIIAASGLTITRCHFNRSLDPVTAFFSVSGDEWACTRGAQALLDDGYLQTTVTYPKSVQFTVIVPEIPGTLHRILTILDTYNAEISSLSFDNRGKYPDALHIMLRVLNPDKTEELIRTIEAEYPVKIEGYDCGDSCDDGSLFYVRYAARVSEILDGVENPHILELLHQFSHVAQQLTEYGKEYQDVLEQILLNGKRLKETTGDGFYADVQKIALADTLTLYCFQLPGGGSIFVIDAPDERIMIDTGYGIYHEDVLRMFAAYGLGGKDDFTRIILTHGDTDHCGAAGFFNAPVYTHEGTWDIIKTNNRAWGATTQDLVLEQVYTVMINLFARMTPPEEVTLLPGPGVVKRGEFPVLSTFNAGGYNFEILEGHGGHQHGLIYILCKEAGVLFTSDTILNLKHLSPERSAYNNFAVYLVTTVNVDPDLVKSERKALAKLALELDQELQESGKRLLYCCGHGPVSVMENGELTPVTEPATYRH
- the hxlB gene encoding 6-phospho-3-hexuloisomerase, which produces MNQHRVQDMMQLMASRINAIADHISDEEVSHFIKELLDAKRIYVMGAGRSGLVAKAFAMRLMHLGMMSYVVGETITPALQTGDLIVVLSGSGKTRTIVEIVQTAKEIGGRISLITSNPDSPIGKISDTKVIIENYRDSIPDESKEYDTRQMLGEHRSFAPLGTLFETAAMTFCDAVISRLMEITQTDESELKDRHANIE
- a CDS encoding pyridoxal phosphate-dependent aminotransferase codes for the protein MKKISARAQAIEMSGIRKFFQAAKPDSINMTLGQPDFVTPDHIRNAAIKAIEEGKTGYTFNAGIPELREALSDKFKNENNLHYSPEQIIVTAGAGEALFIAIQSIVDPGDRVLLTDPGFVSYEACIQLAGGKPDFVPLTKDLHIQEDILREKLEGARLLILNSPCNPTGTVESKEKIRSITEAAMDTGVTVLSDEVYEHIIYDAVHASAGTFGEDVITVNAASKTYAMTGWRLGFIAGPPEYMEQCLKVHQYCQTCATSISQYAGIAAYTGDQSCVKMMRDEYKARRDILVSGFHDMGVKFPEPQGAFYAFVPLGKERTQKVMDAGVIVVPGDAFGPSGAEYARFSYATSRENIMAAIERMRPVLEV